A segment of the Nitrospina gracilis 3/211 genome:
TATGCCAACGTTACCTTAAAATCTCCTCTTGCCAAAAAGGGAGTGGCGGTACCGGAACAGGCGGTGATCCGGTCCGGCGACATGGACATGGTGGTGGTCCAGAATGAAAAAGGGAAATTTGAAACCAGACAAGTGGCACTGGGAGTTGAGGCCGAAGGGTATTACCAGGTGCTCAGGGGATTGAAGTCGGGTGAAACGGTCGTCACATCCTCCAGTTTTCTGATCGACTCAGAAAGCCGGTTGAAGGAGGCGATGGACAAGCTGGACAGTTCTTCCGGGAATCCCGAACCGAAAGAAACTCAAAAGCCGGGAAAGCTGGAACTGAAACTGGATAACAAGAGAACCGCCCATAACCATTGATGTCATGAAACCGTTTATCACCGAAGGGATGGTCCGGGAAAAATCATGCTGAAACGAATCATAGGGGCTTCGCTCAAAAACCGGTTTCTGGTTTTGCTGGGCGCGCTTGGGGTTTTCATCTGGGGCGTGCATTCCATGAAGACCATCAACCTGGATGCCATCCCGGATTTGAGCGACGTGCAGGTCATCGTTTTCACCGAGTATCCGGGCCAAGCCCCGCAGATTGTTGAGGACCAGATCACCTACCCTCTCACGACCACCATGCTGTCCGTTCCCTTTGCAAAAGTGGTTCGCGGTTATTCTTATTTCGGCCTGTCGTTCGTGTACATCATTTTCGAAGATGGAACCGATCTGTACTGGGCGCGGAGCCGGGTTCTGGAGCAGTTGAACTTCGTCTCTAAAAGACTGCCGCAGGGCGTCACCCCGTCTCTCGGCCCCGATGCCACCGGAGTGGGCTGGGTTTATCAGTATGCTTTGGTGGACCGCACGGGCCAGCACGATCTTTCGGAATTGCGGTCCATCCAGGACTGGTATTTGCGCTACGAACTGCAAACGGTGACCGGCGTGTCCGAGGTGGCGAGCATCGGCGGCTATGTGAAGCAGTATCAGGTGGAGGTCGATCCCAATAAGCTGAAGGCCTACGATATACCGCTCACAAAGGTGAAACATGCGATCCAGCGGAGCAACAACGATGTCGGCGGGCGATTGCTTGAAATGTCCGAAACTGAATACATGGTTCGGGGACTGGGCTACATTGAAAAACTGGAGGACATCGAAAACATCCCGTTGGGTGTCGATCCGCAGGGGACGCCGATTCTCGTCAGAGATGTCGGCCGCGTGAACCTGGGGCCGGACCTGCGCCGGGGCCTGGCAGAATTGAACGGCGAGGGAGAAACGGTTGGTGGCATCATCGTCCAGCGTTTCGGCGAAAACGCCATGGATGTCATCCACAAGGTCAAACACAAACTCGACCAACTGAAAAAAGGACTGCCGGACGGAGTGGAAATCATCGAGGTGTACGACCGCTCCAAACTCATTCAACGCGCCATCGACAATCTGAAAGAAAAACTGATCGAAGAAAGCATCGCCGTCGCCCTGATCAGTGTCTTTTTCCTTCTGCATCTTCGGTCCTCACTGGTGGCCATCATCACCATTCCCATGGGCATCCTCATGGCGTTCATCGTCATGAAATACCAGGGACTGAATGCGAACATCATGTCTCTTGGAGGCATCGCCATCGCCATCGGTGCCATGATCGACGGCGCCATTGTGATGATCGAAAACGCGCACAAACACTTGGAGCGCGACCGCGGCAAAAAGGATCACTGGCAGATCATTTACGAAGCGGCGTCGGAAGTCGGACCGGCGTTGTTTTACAGCCTGCTCATCATCACGGTTTCCTTCTTGCCCGTGTTCACGCTGGAAGCGCAGGAAGGCCGCCTGTTCTCTCCGCTCGCGTTCACCAAAACGTATTCCATGGCGGCCTCGGCCATCCTGGCCATCACGCTGGTCCCCGTCATCATGGGGTTTTTCATACGGGGCCGCATTTTGCCGGAGAAGAAAAACCCCATCACCTGGTTGCTGGAGAACCTGTTCCGCCCCCTCCTCTGGCTCGCCCTGCGGATGAAGACGCTGATCATTCTGGCGGCAGTATTGATCGTGCTCGCGACTTTGGTCCCCCTGGAAAAGCTTGGATCGGAGTTCATGCCGCCTCTGGATGAAGGCGATCTGCTGTACATGCCCACCACCCTGCCGGGTATTTCCATCACCAAAGCCCGCCAGCTTTTACAGCAGACGGACAAGATCATCCGCCAGTTTCCGGAAGTCAAAAACGTGTTCGGCAAGATAGGCCGCGCGGAAACCGCCACCGATCCGGCTCCTCTGAGCATGATCGAAACCACCATCACGCTAAAACCGAAATCCGCCTGGCGGCCGGGGGTGACGATGGATACGTTGATCGAAGAAATGGATCAGGCGTTGCAGTTTCCCGGATTGACCAACACCTGGACCATGCCCATCAAAACCCGCATCGACATGCTTTCTACCGGGATCAAGACGCCCGTGGGCATCAAAATCTCTGGAGACAATCTAAAACAGCTTCAGCAACTGGGGCAACGCATTGAGGCCATCGTCCGCAATGTTCCCGGCACCGCGAGCGTCTATTCCGAGCGCGTGGTCGGAGGCAATTACTTCGATTTTGTCATCGACCGCAAACAGGCCGCGCGTTATGGATTGACCGTGGGCGACGTTCAGGATGTCATCCAGACCGCAATCGGCGGCATGAACATCACCACCACGATCGAAGGACTGGAACGCTACCCCGTCAACCTGCGCTACAGCCGGGGACTGCGCGACAGCATCAACAGTCTGGAGCGGGTGCTGATCCCCACGCCTCGCGGCGAGCACATTCCCATGGCGCAGGTGGCGAAAATCGAAATCAAAAAAGGCCCTCCGGTCATCAAAACCGAAAACGCCCGGCTGAACGCATGGATTTACATCGACATCAAAAACATCGACGTCGGCACCTATGTGCAAAGAGCGCAGGGCATATTGAATCAGCAGATTTCCCTGCCCGCCGGTTACAACCTGATCTGGAGCGGCCAATACGAATACATGCAACGCGCCAAAAAACGGTTGCAACTCATCGTCCCGGTCACTCTGTTCGTCATATTCATACTGCTCTATCTCAACTTCCGGAATATAACCGAAAGCATCATCGTCATGCTGTCCCTGCCCTTCGCGCTGGTGGGCGGCATCTGGTATCTGTATTTTCTCAATTACGAACTCAGCGTGGCTGTGGCGGTGGGGTTCATCGCGCTGGCGGGGGTGGCGGCGGAGATCGGCGTCCTCGTTCTGGTGTATATCGACCAGGCCTACAAGCAGAAACGGCAGGCGGGGGACATCCGTTCGAAAACGGATATCCGCGTTGCGGTTCTGCAAGGCACGTCGGAACGCGTGCGGCCCATTCTGATGACCGTCGTGTCCACAGTCGGCGGCCTTCTGCCTATCATGCTGGGGGCCGGAACGGGTTCGGACGTGATGAAGCGCATCGCCGCACCGATGGTCGGCGGCATGATCTCCGCCACGATCCTGACCCTCATCGTTTTGCCGACTCTGTATAACCTGATTCTCGAAATTCGTTTCAACCGGGATTCCAACTTGGATGAAAAGGAGGAGGAGTTAAATGAAACAAAAATGCTTCCTGATGGTTCTCATCGCAGGGATACTGCCGCTCATCCCACTCATTGAGACAGGTCACACTCATGTCATTCCGGAGGATGAACTCCGCAACAAGATTTATCTCAGTAAACGCGATGCCTTGAAAGCGGTGTTCAAAGGCATGAACAAGATCAAACACAGAAAAGACCATCTGACCGAACCCAAGGTGGAAAAAATCAAGGCGCTGACGGGGCAACCTCCCGGCGGCACGCGCCTGGATTATTATTATGGCATCCGCGACGACGGTAAAAAGCTGTACGCGTTCATCTCCACCGCCGATTCCAATTCCCATCCTCCATCCAAAGCGGTGTTCATCACGCTGGTAGATGGCCGGGGCTCGGTTCAGGATGTCAAGATCATGGAGTACAAAGGCCCCCAGCGCGCCGAAATCATTTCTCCTTCATTTTTGAATCAGTTTGTCGGGAAAACGGCGGAATCGGATTTTACTTCCATCTCCTCC
Coding sequences within it:
- a CDS encoding efflux RND transporter permease subunit translates to MLKRIIGASLKNRFLVLLGALGVFIWGVHSMKTINLDAIPDLSDVQVIVFTEYPGQAPQIVEDQITYPLTTTMLSVPFAKVVRGYSYFGLSFVYIIFEDGTDLYWARSRVLEQLNFVSKRLPQGVTPSLGPDATGVGWVYQYALVDRTGQHDLSELRSIQDWYLRYELQTVTGVSEVASIGGYVKQYQVEVDPNKLKAYDIPLTKVKHAIQRSNNDVGGRLLEMSETEYMVRGLGYIEKLEDIENIPLGVDPQGTPILVRDVGRVNLGPDLRRGLAELNGEGETVGGIIVQRFGENAMDVIHKVKHKLDQLKKGLPDGVEIIEVYDRSKLIQRAIDNLKEKLIEESIAVALISVFFLLHLRSSLVAIITIPMGILMAFIVMKYQGLNANIMSLGGIAIAIGAMIDGAIVMIENAHKHLERDRGKKDHWQIIYEAASEVGPALFYSLLIITVSFLPVFTLEAQEGRLFSPLAFTKTYSMAASAILAITLVPVIMGFFIRGRILPEKKNPITWLLENLFRPLLWLALRMKTLIILAAVLIVLATLVPLEKLGSEFMPPLDEGDLLYMPTTLPGISITKARQLLQQTDKIIRQFPEVKNVFGKIGRAETATDPAPLSMIETTITLKPKSAWRPGVTMDTLIEEMDQALQFPGLTNTWTMPIKTRIDMLSTGIKTPVGIKISGDNLKQLQQLGQRIEAIVRNVPGTASVYSERVVGGNYFDFVIDRKQAARYGLTVGDVQDVIQTAIGGMNITTTIEGLERYPVNLRYSRGLRDSINSLERVLIPTPRGEHIPMAQVAKIEIKKGPPVIKTENARLNAWIYIDIKNIDVGTYVQRAQGILNQQISLPAGYNLIWSGQYEYMQRAKKRLQLIVPVTLFVIFILLYLNFRNITESIIVMLSLPFALVGGIWYLYFLNYELSVAVAVGFIALAGVAAEIGVLVLVYIDQAYKQKRQAGDIRSKTDIRVAVLQGTSERVRPILMTVVSTVGGLLPIMLGAGTGSDVMKRIAAPMVGGMISATILTLIVLPTLYNLILEIRFNRDSNLDEKEEELNETKMLPDGSHRRDTAAHPTH